The genomic segment CGGGGCCTGCGCACGGCCATCGGCGCGCGCGACGGGTTCGGCAAGCTCCTGGCCGCCGGCCTGTCCTTCGCCGTCGCGCTGCAGTGCTTCGTCGTCGCCGGCGGCGTGCTGCGCGTGATCCCCCTGACGGGGCTGACCATGCCCCTGCTCGCCTACGGAGGGTCCTCCCTGGTCGCGAACTGGATGATCGTCGGCCTGCTCCTGCGGGTCTCCGGCGCCGCCCGCCGCGCCGCTCCCGCCCCCGAGGCGGGCACGCCCGTGGTGGCCTCGGAGCAGGACGCCGCGGCGACGCAGGTGGTGCGCCTGTGAACGGCCCCCTGCGGCGCCTGTCCGTGATCGTGGTGTCCCTGTTCGTCGTCCTCATGGGCGCCGGCACGTGGGTGCAGTTCGTCACCGCCGGCCGCCTGCAGGACGACCCCCGCAACTCCCGCGCCCTGTTCGCCGAGCTCGGCCGCGAGCGCGGGCCGATCCTCGTCGAGGGCGAGGCGGTCGCGCTCTCGGAGGAGGTCGACGACCGCTTCCGCTACCAGCGGCTGTACCCGGCGGGCCCGCTGTGGGCGCACGCGACCGGCGTGTACTCGGTGGTCTTCGGCGCCACGGGCCTGGAGGAGGCCGCGAACGACCTGCTCTCGGGGACCTCCGACGACCTGTTCTACCGGCGCCTGTCGGACCTGCTGACCGGCCGCGAGCCCGGCGGCGCCGTCGTGGAGACCACGCTCGACGCCGCCGTCCAGGAGGCGGCCGCGCAGGCCCTGGGCGACCAGGAGGGCGCCGTCGTCGCGCTCGACCCGCGCACCGGCGAGGTGCTCGCGATGGTCTCCTCCCCCAGCTACGACCCGAACGCGCTGGCCAGCCACGACGCCGAGGCCGTGCGGGCCGCCCGCCAGGAGCTGCTGGAGGACCCGGGCGACCCCCTGGTCAACCGCGCGATCGGCGGCGACCTGTACCCGCCGGGCTCGGTGTTCAAGCTCGTCACCGCCGCCGCCGCGCTCGAGGCCGGCTCCACGCCCGAGAGCGCCCTGACCGGCGTCGCCGAGCTGGACCTGCCGCAGACGACCGCGACGATCGGCAACAGCGGCGGCGGGGGCTGCGGCTCCGGCGGCCAGGTCAGCCTCGCGGACGCGCTGCGCGTCTCGTGCAACACCGCCTTCGCGGCGCTGGGCATGGAGCTGGGCACCGACGCGCTCGTGGAGCGGGCGCGGGCCTTCGGCTTCGGCGAGGAGCTGAGCATCCCGCTGCGGGTGACCCCGAGCAGCGTGCCCGCCTCGATGGCGCCGCCGCAGCTGGCCCAGGCCAGCATCGGCCAGTACGAGGTGCGGGTCACCCCGCTGCAGGTGGCGGTGCTCTCCGCGGCCGTCGCGAACGGCGGCGTCGTGATGCGCCCGAACCTCGTCAGCGCCGTGCGCGGCGACGACCTGGAGGTCCTGCAGGCGCCGGAGCCGACCGAGCTGGGCCGGGCCACCTCCGAGCAGACCGCGCAGGCGCTGACGGCGATGATGGTGGGCGTGGTGGAGTCCGGGACCGGCACGGCGGCGCAGGTGGACGGCGTGCAGGTGGCGGGCAAGACCGGCACGGCCCAGCACGCCGAGGGCCGGGCCCCCCACGCGTGGTTCACCGGCTTCGCCCCGGCCGGCGACCCGCGGGTCGCCGTCGCCGTCGTCGTCGAGGAGGGCGGCTCCGCGGGCGACCAGGCCTCCGGCGGCCGCACCGCCGCGCCCATCGCGCGCGAGGTCGTCGAGGCGGTGCTCGCGCAGTGAGGACGGAGTCGTGAGGACCGAGGTGGGCACCGTGCTGGGCCAGCGCTACCGGCTGACCGCGCCGATCGCCGCGGGCGGCATGGGGGAGGTCTGGCAGGCCCACGACGACGTCCTGGGCCGCACCGTGGCCGTGAAGGTGCTGCGCGCGGAGCTGGCCGGCGACCCCGGCTTCCTCGGCCGCTTCCGCACCGAGGCGCGCAACAGCGCGCTGCTGACGCACCCGGCCATCGCCATGACGTACGACTACGGCGAGTCCGACGGCAGCGCCTACCTCGTCATGGAGCTCGTGCCCGGGGAGCCGCTGTCGGACCTGCTGGCCCGCGAGGGGGCCCTGGAGCCGCGCCGCGCCGCGCGGCTGCTGGCGAAGGCGGCCTCGGGGCTGGCGGCCGCGCACGCGGCCGGGCTGGTGCACCGCGACGTCAAGCCGGGCAACCTGCTCGTCACCCCGGACGGCGAGGTGAAGGTCACCGACTTCGGCATCGCCCGCGCGGTGGCGGAGGCCCCCGTCACCGCCACGGGCCAGGTGATGGGCACGGCCGCGTACCTCTCGCCGGAGCAGGCCACGGGCCGGCGCGACCTGACGCCGGCGGCCGACGTCTACGCCCTCGGCGTCGTCGCGCACGAGATGCTCGCCGGCGAGCGGCCCTTCACGGGCGAGTCCCAGGTCGCCATCGCGCTGGCGCAGGTCAACGACCCCCCGCCCCCGCTGCCCCCGGGCGTGCCGGACGGCGCGCGGGCGCTCGTGGCGGCCTGCCTGGCGAAGGACCCCACGGCCCGGCCGCGCGACGCCGGGGTGGTCGCGGCGGTCGCCTCCCGGGTCGCGGACGGCGACGACGCCGGGGCGCTGCGCCTGCTCGCCGGCACCGCCGGCGCGGGTGCGGTTGGGGCCGCGGCTGCGGGTGCGACCGGTGCGGCGACCGTGGTGGCGCCCGCGCTGGGCGACCCCGACGCGACCGTGGCCCTCGGCGCCCCCGACGCGCCCGCCACCCGGCGCGAGGCGCGCGCCAGCGCCGCGGCGGCGGCCGGCGCCGGTGCGGCCGGTGTCGCGGGCGCCGCGGCGGGCTCCCTCGTCGGTGACCCGCGCCGCGCCCCCGAGCCGTGGGAGACCGGCGGCGGCGCCGTCCCCCGCACCGGCCCGGTCCCCGCACCCGGGCCGGCCACCGGTGCGGGCGCCGGTGCGGGCGCCGGTGCGGGGGCCGACAGCCGCCCGCACCGGCGCCTGACCGTGCCGCTGCTGGGCCTGCTCGCGGTGCTCGCGGTCGTCGCCGCGGCCGTCGTCCTCGGCCAGGACGACGAGACCGCGCCGACCGCGCCCGCCGTCACGCCGAGCGCGTCGGTGACGGCTCCCGAGCCGGAGGTGA from the Quadrisphaera sp. DSM 44207 genome contains:
- a CDS encoding penicillin-binding protein 2, giving the protein MNGPLRRLSVIVVSLFVVLMGAGTWVQFVTAGRLQDDPRNSRALFAELGRERGPILVEGEAVALSEEVDDRFRYQRLYPAGPLWAHATGVYSVVFGATGLEEAANDLLSGTSDDLFYRRLSDLLTGREPGGAVVETTLDAAVQEAAAQALGDQEGAVVALDPRTGEVLAMVSSPSYDPNALASHDAEAVRAARQELLEDPGDPLVNRAIGGDLYPPGSVFKLVTAAAALEAGSTPESALTGVAELDLPQTTATIGNSGGGGCGSGGQVSLADALRVSCNTAFAALGMELGTDALVERARAFGFGEELSIPLRVTPSSVPASMAPPQLAQASIGQYEVRVTPLQVAVLSAAVANGGVVMRPNLVSAVRGDDLEVLQAPEPTELGRATSEQTAQALTAMMVGVVESGTGTAAQVDGVQVAGKTGTAQHAEGRAPHAWFTGFAPAGDPRVAVAVVVEEGGSAGDQASGGRTAAPIAREVVEAVLAQ
- a CDS encoding serine/threonine-protein kinase, whose protein sequence is MRTEVGTVLGQRYRLTAPIAAGGMGEVWQAHDDVLGRTVAVKVLRAELAGDPGFLGRFRTEARNSALLTHPAIAMTYDYGESDGSAYLVMELVPGEPLSDLLAREGALEPRRAARLLAKAASGLAAAHAAGLVHRDVKPGNLLVTPDGEVKVTDFGIARAVAEAPVTATGQVMGTAAYLSPEQATGRRDLTPAADVYALGVVAHEMLAGERPFTGESQVAIALAQVNDPPPPLPPGVPDGARALVAACLAKDPTARPRDAGVVAAVASRVADGDDAGALRLLAGTAGAGAVGAAAAGATGAATVVAPALGDPDATVALGAPDAPATRREARASAAAAAGAGAAGVAGAAAGSLVGDPRRAPEPWETGGGAVPRTGPVPAPGPATGAGAGAGAGAGADSRPHRRLTVPLLGLLAVLAVVAAAVVLGQDDETAPTAPAVTPSASVTAPEPEVTTTPEATEERTQEEVEEEPAPSTSSPEPEPTSSAPSATEEPSEPEPTTTSTTSTTSAPTSSAPPSASAASASAPASSTTPQPSASSSSEAPSARAALPPASTVEEQQDEEGGDG